Proteins from one Cryptomeria japonica chromosome 4, Sugi_1.0, whole genome shotgun sequence genomic window:
- the LOC131027272 gene encoding GRAS family protein RAM1-like has translation MAESFPVSGYKRTQSSTIYEGDQTVLSIISGLSDEFSMAQYDVSVLPPKFNGEMPTNLKVLCSEEIVKLAGARYIRGSPNGGMESCFVTPAMAMEDQNGLESAHLLFTSADFITSKQYDQAARLLTQCRKLSSQWGSPIQRLCYYFSGALQERIERQVCEDLRNPLKSALNFANNFNSGFNKAEFNQVLAFYNRVLPYVKLVQLTSVQAILDTVGNSGKIHVIDLEIRNGCQWSVLMQSLALRSSSYPIKLLRITALGMDSDDLKDSGRRLHELAQSLGIPFSYRMVQIKCLQEIHEGMFNIKPGEAVAVFAPTVFHRLLYNRSLLENVIDVVKRLRPRIMVNIEVEADNNSPSFDKRLVDVLFHSSACFDSLDVIMPDRHDPRRVKYEEIFCGRQITNTIACEGSERKVRHVKIDVWRCFFEHKGWREMSFSYQAWYQARLLLKEFPNGECFSVEASGDALITGWKTTPVVAVSLWTCA, from the coding sequence ATGGCTGAGAGCTTTCCAGTGTCTGGGTATAAACGTACTCAAAGTTCTACAATCTACGAGGGTGATCAGACGGTGCTGAGTATAATATCTGGGCTGTCAGATGAATTTTCAATGGCACAGTATGATGTTTCCGTGCTGCCGCCTAAATTCAATGGCGAAATGCCCACAAATCTTAAGGTTTTGTGTTCTGAAGAAATCGTCAAACTCGCCGGCGCTCGGTACATAAGAGGATCTCCTAATGGCGGTATGGAGTCTTGCTTTGTGACTCCTGCAATGGCGATGGAAGACCAGAATGGGCTAGAATCGGCTCATCTTCTTTTCACCTCTGCGGATTTTATAACCAGCAAACAATATGATCAAGCAGCCAGGCTGTTGACGCAGTGTCGCAAATTGTCTTCGCAGTGGGGAAGCCCAATACAGAGGCTCTGCTATTATTTTTCCGGGGCTTTGCAGGAGAGAATCGAACGCCAGGTCTGCGAGGATTTAAGGAATCCTCTCAAGTCAGCTCTCAATTTCGCCAACAATTTCAACAGTGGGTTTAATAAAGCCGAATTTAATCAGGTGCTGGCTTTTTATAATAGAGTTCTCCCATATGTGAAACTGGTGCAATTAACATCTGTGCAGGCAATCTTAGACACCGTGGGAAATTCTGGCAAAATTCATGTGATAGATCTCGAGATTCGAAATGGGTGCCAATGGTCAGTGCTGATGCAGAGCCTTGCCCTGAGAAGTTCTTCCTATCCGATTAAGCTTCTGAGGATCACAGCACTTGGAATGGATTCGGATGATCTGAAAGATAGTGGAAGAAGACTTCACGAGCTCGCTCAGTCCTTGGGGATTCCGTTTTCCTATAGGATGGTGCAGATAAAATGTTTGCAGGAGATTCATGAAGGTATGTTCAACATTAAACCTGGGGAGGCTGTCGCAGTGTTCGCTCCCACTGTTTTTCATAGGTTGTTATATAACCGGAGTCTTCTGGAGAATGTTATAGATGTTGTAAAGAGATTAAGGCCCCGGATAATGGTGAATATAGAGGTTGAAGCTGACAACAATTCTCCTTCTTTTGACAAGCGATTAGTCGATGTACTCTTCCATAGCAGCGCTTGTTTTGACTCCTTGGATGTGATTATGCCGGATAGACATGATCCTCGAAGGGTCAAGTATGAGGAAATATTCTGTGGAAGGCAGATAACGAATACGATTGCCTGTGAGGGAAGCGAAAGGAAAGTTAGACATGTTAAAATTGATGTGTGGAGATGTTTTTTCGAACACAAGGGATGGAGGGAGATGAGCTTCAGCTATCAAGCTTGGTATCAGGCCAGATTACTGCTGAAAGAATTTCCTAACGGAGAATGCTTCAGTGTTGAGGCCAGTGGAGATGCCCTAATAACTGGGTGGAAAACAACCCCAGTAGTTGCTGTATCTTTATGGACTTGTGCCTGA